The following are from one region of the Nocardioides marmotae genome:
- the hisD gene encoding histidinol dehydrogenase, which yields MIRRIDLRGTTGPVDYRDVVPRADFDVEAAVPAVHAICEAVRTRGVDAIKEYARTFDGVELDELRVPAGATTAALERLDPAIRAALEESIRRLRATCTAELEHDAVTDLGPGARVTHRKVPIRRVGLYVPGGLAPLVSSVLMNVVPAQVAGVESIALASPPQKDFGGQVHPTILAACALLGVEEVYAVGGAQAIAMFAYGTGPCERVDLVTGPGNIYTVTAKRLLKGLVGIDSEAGPTEIAVLADDTADAAYVAADLVSQAEHDPLAGSVLVTPSERLAADVEAELEKQVYATKHTERIRTALTGPQSGVVLVSDLEQGLEVVNAYAAEHLEIHTEDAAAWAARVRNAGAIFVGPHAPVSLGDYCAGSNHVLPTGGCACHSSGLSVRAFTKSVHVVDYSREALAEVADHVVTLAEAEDLPGHGAAVRVRFGG from the coding sequence ATGATCCGCCGCATCGACCTGCGCGGGACCACGGGTCCCGTCGACTACCGCGACGTCGTCCCCCGGGCCGACTTCGACGTCGAGGCTGCGGTGCCCGCGGTGCATGCCATCTGCGAGGCGGTGCGCACCCGCGGCGTCGACGCGATCAAGGAGTACGCCCGCACCTTCGATGGTGTGGAGCTCGACGAGCTCCGCGTCCCCGCCGGGGCGACCACCGCGGCGCTCGAGCGGCTCGACCCCGCCATCCGCGCCGCGCTGGAGGAGTCGATCCGGCGCCTGCGCGCGACCTGCACGGCCGAGCTCGAGCACGACGCGGTCACCGACCTCGGTCCGGGCGCCCGCGTCACGCACCGCAAGGTCCCGATCCGCCGCGTCGGCCTCTACGTGCCCGGCGGCCTGGCACCGCTGGTCTCCAGCGTGCTGATGAACGTCGTGCCCGCCCAGGTCGCCGGCGTGGAGTCGATCGCGCTGGCCTCGCCGCCGCAGAAGGACTTCGGTGGCCAGGTGCACCCCACGATCCTGGCGGCGTGCGCGCTGCTCGGCGTGGAGGAGGTGTACGCCGTCGGCGGCGCCCAGGCCATCGCGATGTTCGCCTACGGCACCGGCCCGTGCGAGCGGGTCGACCTGGTCACCGGTCCGGGGAACATCTACACCGTCACCGCCAAGCGGCTGCTCAAGGGCCTGGTGGGCATCGACTCCGAGGCCGGTCCCACCGAGATCGCGGTCCTCGCCGACGACACCGCCGACGCGGCGTACGTCGCCGCCGACCTGGTCAGCCAGGCCGAGCACGACCCGCTGGCCGGCTCGGTGCTGGTCACCCCGTCCGAGCGGCTGGCCGCCGACGTCGAGGCCGAGCTGGAGAAGCAGGTCTACGCCACCAAGCACACCGAGCGGATCCGCACCGCGCTGACCGGCCCGCAGTCCGGCGTCGTGCTGGTCTCCGACCTCGAGCAGGGCCTCGAGGTGGTCAACGCCTACGCCGCCGAGCACCTCGAGATCCACACCGAGGACGCCGCCGCCTGGGCCGCCCGGGTCCGCAACGCCGGCGCGATCTTCGTCGGCCCGCACGCCCCGGTCAGCCTCGGCGACTACTGCGCCGGCTCCAACCACGTGCTGCCGACCGGCGGCTGCGCCTGCCACTCCTCGGGTCTCTCGGTGCGCGCGTTCACCAAGTCGGTGCACGTCGTGGACTACTCCCGCGAGGCGCTCGCCGAGGTCGCCGACCACGTGGTGACCCTCGCCGAGGCCGAGGACCTGCCGGGCCACGGCGCCGCGGTGCGCGTCCGCTTCGGGGGCTGA
- the hisH gene encoding imidazole glycerol phosphate synthase subunit HisH, whose amino-acid sequence MTAKVAVLDYGSGNLRSAVRAVERAGAEVELTSDFDTCLAADGLLVPGVGAFAACMEGLRAIKGDRLIGRRLAGGRPILGICVGMQILFGRGVEHGVETDGCDEWPGVVERLQAPVVPHMGWNTVEVPEGSTLFAGIEEERFYFVHSYGVRDWELVTNNRTRAPLVTWAEHGGDRFVAAVENGPLTATQFHPEKSGDAGAALFRNWVASL is encoded by the coding sequence GTGACTGCGAAGGTCGCGGTCCTCGACTACGGCTCGGGCAACCTGCGCTCCGCGGTGCGCGCGGTCGAGCGGGCCGGCGCCGAGGTCGAGCTGACCTCGGACTTCGACACCTGCCTGGCCGCGGACGGCCTGCTCGTGCCGGGCGTCGGGGCGTTCGCGGCGTGCATGGAGGGCCTGCGCGCGATCAAGGGCGACCGGCTCATCGGTCGCCGGCTCGCCGGCGGGCGCCCGATCCTCGGCATCTGCGTCGGGATGCAGATCCTCTTCGGCCGCGGGGTCGAGCACGGCGTGGAGACCGACGGTTGCGACGAGTGGCCGGGCGTGGTCGAGCGGCTCCAGGCGCCGGTCGTCCCGCACATGGGCTGGAACACCGTCGAGGTCCCCGAGGGCTCCACGCTCTTCGCGGGCATCGAGGAGGAGCGGTTCTACTTCGTGCACTCCTACGGCGTCCGCGACTGGGAGCTGGTCACCAACAACCGCACGCGCGCGCCGCTGGTGACCTGGGCCGAGCACGGTGGCGACCGGTTCGTCGCGGCCGTCGAGAACGGCCCGCTCACCGCGACCCAGTTCCACCCGGAGAAGTCCGGCGACGCGGGCGCGGCGCTGTTCCGCAACTGGGTCGCCTCCCTGTGA
- the ybaK gene encoding Cys-tRNA(Pro) deacylase — MAKKKAARAGGTPATVALSAAGIAFTTHEYDHDPRAASFGLEAAEALGLEPACVFKTLMANLDGALVVGIVPVDRQLDLKALARALGGSKAAMAEVAAAERATGYVAGGISPVGQKRAHPTVVDASALDHPTVYVSGGRRGLDLGLAPADLVAVTSATVAPIAR, encoded by the coding sequence ATGGCCAAGAAGAAGGCAGCGCGCGCCGGCGGCACCCCCGCGACCGTCGCGCTGAGCGCGGCCGGGATCGCGTTCACCACCCACGAGTACGACCACGACCCCCGCGCCGCGTCCTTCGGCCTGGAGGCCGCGGAGGCGCTCGGCCTGGAGCCGGCGTGCGTGTTCAAGACACTGATGGCGAACCTCGACGGCGCGCTCGTCGTCGGCATCGTCCCGGTCGACCGGCAGCTGGACCTCAAGGCACTCGCCCGGGCGCTCGGCGGCAGCAAGGCCGCGATGGCGGAGGTCGCCGCGGCCGAGCGGGCCACCGGGTACGTCGCCGGCGGCATCTCCCCGGTCGGCCAGAAGCGGGCCCACCCCACCGTCGTCGACGCCAGCGCGCTCGACCACCCGACGGTCTACGTCTCCGGCGGCCGGCGCGGGCTCGACCTCGGCCTCGCGCCGGCCGACCTCGTCGCCGTCACCTCCGCGACGGTCGCGCCGATCGCCCGCTGA
- a CDS encoding LON peptidase substrate-binding domain-containing protein yields the protein MTDTLPLFPLNAVLFPGVSVPLTVFEDRYRAMVHHLLRVEDPAERVFGSVAIREGYEVGDHGAQSLHRIGVRVQMTEVEPHPDGSFDIVAVGLDRIELERLDTTGLFPVGHVHDRPEPVRPVPEGLLEQARATFVAYRAALAEIRTDPYDGTLPRDASYLSWTLAACAPLPMPERQMLLEAEDAEERLVLVTDLLRTELRAMNVIPSLPATDVARTRWSPN from the coding sequence GTGACCGACACGCTGCCGCTGTTCCCGCTCAACGCGGTGCTCTTCCCCGGCGTCAGCGTGCCGCTGACCGTCTTCGAGGACCGCTACCGCGCGATGGTGCACCACCTGCTGCGTGTCGAGGACCCCGCCGAGCGGGTCTTCGGCTCGGTCGCGATCCGCGAGGGCTACGAGGTCGGCGACCACGGCGCGCAGTCGCTGCACCGGATCGGCGTGCGGGTGCAGATGACCGAGGTCGAGCCGCACCCCGACGGCTCCTTCGACATCGTCGCCGTCGGGCTGGACCGCATCGAGCTGGAGCGGCTCGACACCACCGGGCTGTTCCCCGTCGGGCACGTCCACGACCGGCCCGAGCCGGTCCGTCCGGTGCCCGAGGGGCTGCTCGAGCAGGCACGCGCGACCTTCGTGGCCTACCGGGCGGCGCTGGCCGAGATCCGCACGGACCCCTACGACGGCACGCTGCCGCGCGACGCGTCGTACCTCTCCTGGACGCTGGCGGCCTGCGCTCCCCTGCCGATGCCCGAGCGGCAGATGCTGCTCGAGGCCGAGGACGCCGAGGAGCGGCTGGTGCTCGTCACCGACCTGCTGCGCACCGAGCTGCGCGCGATGAACGTGATCCCCTCCCTGCCCGCCACCGACGTCGCCCGCACCCGCTGGTCGCCCAACTGA
- the priA gene encoding bifunctional 1-(5-phosphoribosyl)-5-((5-phosphoribosylamino)methylideneamino)imidazole-4-carboxamide isomerase/phosphoribosylanthranilate isomerase PriA encodes MSHLQLLPAVDITEGRAVQLAQGVAGSERVYGDPVAAARRWQDAGSEWLHLVDLDAAFGRGSNRELQAEIVGALDIDVEMSGGIRDDESLEAALATGCRRVNIGTAALENPAWCARIIAEHGDRIAIGLDVRGTTLAARGWTKDGGDLYETLARLDAEGCARYVVTDVNKDGMLQGPNLQLLRDVCAATDRPVIASGGVSTLDDIRALMDLVPVGVEGAIAGTALYEGRFTLEDALALTRGGAS; translated from the coding sequence ATGTCCCACCTCCAGCTGCTGCCCGCCGTCGACATCACCGAGGGCCGCGCCGTCCAGCTCGCCCAGGGCGTCGCCGGCTCCGAGCGCGTGTACGGCGACCCGGTCGCGGCCGCGCGCCGGTGGCAGGACGCCGGGTCGGAGTGGCTGCACCTGGTCGACCTCGACGCGGCGTTCGGGCGCGGCTCGAACCGCGAGCTGCAGGCCGAGATCGTCGGCGCGCTCGACATCGACGTGGAGATGAGCGGCGGCATCCGCGACGACGAGTCGCTGGAGGCGGCGCTGGCCACCGGCTGCCGGCGGGTCAACATCGGCACCGCCGCACTGGAGAACCCGGCGTGGTGCGCGCGGATCATCGCCGAGCATGGCGACCGGATCGCGATCGGCCTCGACGTCCGGGGCACCACCCTGGCCGCCCGCGGCTGGACCAAGGACGGCGGCGACCTCTACGAGACCCTCGCCCGCCTCGACGCCGAGGGCTGCGCGCGCTACGTCGTCACCGACGTGAACAAGGACGGCATGCTCCAGGGCCCCAACCTCCAGCTGCTGCGCGACGTCTGCGCCGCCACGGACCGCCCGGTCATCGCCTCGGGCGGGGTGAGCACGCTCGACGACATCCGCGCGCTGATGGACCTCGTGCCCGTCGGCGTGGAGGGCGCGATCGCCGGCACCGCGCTCTACGAGGGCCGGTTCACCCTCGAGGACGCGCTCGCCCTGACCCGCGGCGGGGCGTCGTGA
- the hisB gene encoding imidazoleglycerol-phosphate dehydratase HisB → MSRTARIERQTSESKVLVEVDLDGSGRHDVSTGIGFYDHMLTAFARHSLVDLTVQSEGDHWIDAHHTTEDTAIALGQALRQALGDKVGIRRFGDATVPLDEALVHAVVDVSGRPYCVHTGEPEGQQYVQLGGSTPAYLGSLTQHVFESIAFHGHFALHVRVLAGREPHHIVETQFKAFARAFRDAVAFDPRETGIPSTKGAL, encoded by the coding sequence ATGAGCCGTACCGCACGCATCGAGCGGCAGACCAGCGAGTCCAAGGTGCTCGTCGAGGTCGACCTCGACGGCAGCGGCCGCCACGACGTCTCGACCGGGATCGGGTTCTACGACCACATGCTCACCGCGTTCGCGCGGCACAGCCTGGTCGACCTGACCGTGCAGTCCGAGGGCGACCACTGGATCGACGCCCACCACACCACCGAGGACACCGCGATCGCGCTGGGCCAGGCGCTGCGCCAGGCGCTGGGCGACAAGGTCGGCATCCGGCGGTTCGGCGACGCCACGGTGCCGCTGGACGAGGCGCTCGTCCACGCCGTCGTCGACGTCTCGGGCCGGCCCTACTGCGTGCACACCGGCGAGCCGGAGGGGCAGCAGTACGTCCAGCTCGGTGGCAGCACCCCGGCCTACCTGGGCTCGCTGACCCAGCACGTCTTCGAGTCGATCGCCTTCCACGGCCACTTCGCCCTGCACGTGCGCGTCCTCGCCGGCCGCGAGCCGCACCACATCGTGGAGACCCAGTTCAAGGCGTTCGCCCGCGCCTTCCGCGACGCGGTCGCCTTCGACCCCCGCGAGACGGGCATCCCCTCGACCAAGGGGGCGCTGTGA
- a CDS encoding histidinol-phosphate transaminase, with translation MFPPIREELRGLEPYGAPQLDVPVQLNTNENPYGPSEACVADIAASVAEAARGLHRYPDREHVALRTALAEYLARDTPHGIAVEQVWAANGSNEVMLQLLQAFGGPGRSALSFAPTYSMYPEYARDTSTTWVQGRREDDFSLDLDAAAALVREHRPSVVLLPSPNNPTGTALPPEAVTVLCEAAAAYEPQGLVVVDEAYGEFRRAGVPSALELLPVHRNLVVTRTMSKAFAAAGLRLGYLAADPAICDAIRVVRLPYHLSSVTQAAAVAALRHAPELLGKVDELRAERDRTVAWLREQGLQVAESDANFALFGTFADRHAVWQGLLDRGVLVREVGPPGWLRVSIGTAGEMDAFRGALSQVMDTEAGKGTDR, from the coding sequence GTGTTCCCCCCGATCCGGGAGGAGCTGCGCGGCCTCGAGCCGTACGGCGCCCCCCAGCTGGACGTGCCGGTCCAGCTCAACACCAACGAGAACCCCTACGGCCCCTCCGAGGCCTGCGTCGCCGACATCGCGGCGTCGGTCGCGGAGGCCGCGCGGGGGCTGCACCGCTACCCCGACCGCGAGCACGTCGCGCTGCGCACCGCGCTGGCCGAGTACCTCGCGCGCGACACCCCGCACGGGATCGCGGTCGAGCAGGTGTGGGCGGCCAACGGCTCCAACGAGGTCATGCTGCAGCTGCTGCAGGCCTTCGGCGGTCCGGGCCGTTCGGCGCTGAGCTTCGCGCCGACGTACTCGATGTATCCGGAGTACGCCCGCGACACCTCCACCACCTGGGTCCAGGGGCGGCGCGAGGACGACTTCTCCCTCGACCTCGACGCGGCCGCGGCGCTGGTGCGCGAGCACCGGCCGAGCGTGGTGCTGCTGCCTTCGCCGAACAACCCGACCGGCACGGCGCTGCCGCCCGAGGCGGTCACCGTGCTGTGCGAGGCGGCGGCGGCCTACGAGCCGCAGGGCCTGGTCGTGGTCGACGAGGCGTACGGCGAGTTCCGCCGCGCCGGCGTCCCGAGCGCGCTCGAGCTGCTCCCGGTCCACCGCAACCTGGTCGTCACGCGGACGATGAGCAAGGCGTTCGCCGCCGCCGGCCTGCGGCTGGGCTACCTCGCGGCCGACCCGGCGATCTGCGACGCGATCCGCGTGGTGCGACTGCCCTACCACCTCTCCTCGGTCACCCAGGCCGCCGCCGTCGCGGCGCTGCGGCACGCCCCGGAGCTGCTCGGCAAGGTCGACGAGCTGCGCGCCGAGCGCGACCGCACGGTGGCCTGGCTGCGCGAACAGGGACTCCAGGTCGCCGAGAGCGACGCCAACTTCGCCCTGTTCGGCACCTTCGCCGACCGGCATGCTGTCTGGCAGGGCCTGCTGGACCGGGGGGTGCTCGTCCGCGAGGTCGGCCCGCCGGGCTGGCTGCGGGTCTCGATCGGAACAGCCGGGGAGATGGATGCGTTCCGTGGAGCGTTGAGCCAGGTCATGGACACCGAAGCAGGGAAGGGGACGGACCGATGA